A single Acidobacteriota bacterium DNA region contains:
- the murD gene encoding UDP-N-acetylmuramoyl-L-alanine--D-glutamate ligase: MNGDRARGYSVTGAEAVVVGAGRSGVAAAGLLARRGARVTLSERLADTPEAATELLAAGVTLELGGHRPETFAAADLIVLSPGVSPRLPEVAAARARGIPVMSELELAARWLRGRIVAVTGTKGKSTTVVLTGRMLDADGRRAVVGGNIGVALSSQVEASTPDAVHVVEASSFQLELTDTFRPWIAVCLNLSPDHLDRHASFAEYAEAKGRIFANQTSDDAMVINADDPAVLELARKGQARALRFAIDAPLADGVQVTDEWITRRSVAGEERLIPRTAIRVPGRHLLSDVAAAAAVGSAAGVAAEAMTRAVESFTGLPHTLEFVREVNGVRYVNDSKATNLVAARAAIECFGPGLTVILGGRFKGGRFEDLRSALVDRGATVVVIGEARDRIRAALDPDVTVREADTMAEAVGAASAETRPGGTVLLAPACASLDMFVNYAARGAAFREAVQALE, translated from the coding sequence ATGAACGGGGACCGAGCGCGCGGCTACTCGGTGACGGGAGCGGAGGCCGTCGTGGTGGGCGCCGGCCGCAGCGGCGTGGCGGCGGCCGGGCTCCTCGCCCGGCGCGGCGCGCGCGTCACGCTCAGCGAACGCCTTGCCGACACGCCGGAAGCCGCGACGGAACTGCTGGCAGCGGGTGTAACGCTGGAACTGGGGGGGCACCGTCCGGAGACTTTCGCTGCCGCCGATCTGATCGTGCTGAGCCCGGGGGTCTCGCCTCGTCTGCCCGAAGTGGCGGCGGCGCGCGCGCGGGGCATTCCGGTCATGAGTGAACTGGAGCTGGCGGCCAGATGGCTCCGGGGGCGCATCGTCGCGGTGACTGGCACCAAGGGGAAGTCGACCACGGTAGTGCTGACCGGGCGCATGCTCGACGCGGACGGACGGCGCGCGGTCGTGGGGGGCAACATCGGCGTCGCCCTGAGCAGCCAGGTCGAGGCGTCGACGCCGGATGCGGTTCACGTCGTCGAGGCGAGCAGCTTTCAACTGGAGCTTACCGACACCTTCCGGCCCTGGATCGCCGTCTGCCTGAACCTGTCGCCGGACCATCTCGACCGCCACGCCAGCTTCGCGGAGTACGCCGAGGCGAAGGGACGCATCTTCGCCAATCAAACCAGTGACGACGCCATGGTGATCAACGCGGATGATCCGGCGGTGCTGGAGCTGGCGCGGAAGGGGCAGGCCCGCGCGCTCCGCTTCGCGATCGACGCGCCGCTGGCTGACGGCGTTCAGGTCACCGACGAGTGGATCACCCGGCGGTCGGTGGCTGGCGAAGAACGCCTGATCCCGAGGACCGCGATCCGCGTGCCGGGCCGGCACCTGCTGAGCGATGTCGCCGCCGCCGCGGCGGTTGGATCCGCTGCCGGCGTGGCCGCCGAAGCGATGACGCGCGCGGTGGAGTCCTTCACCGGGCTGCCTCACACGCTCGAGTTCGTGCGGGAGGTGAACGGGGTTCGCTACGTCAACGACTCGAAGGCGACCAACCTGGTGGCGGCGCGCGCCGCGATCGAGTGTTTCGGTCCCGGGTTGACCGTCATCCTGGGCGGGCGCTTCAAGGGCGGGCGCTTCGAAGATCTCCGTTCCGCGCTCGTCGATCGTGGCGCCACGGTGGTGGTGATCGGCGAAGCGCGCGATCGAATTCGCGCCGCGCTTGACCCGGACGTGACGGTGCGCGAGGCGGACACCATGGCCGAGGCGGTCGGGGCCGCGTCGGCCGAAACGCGCCCCGGGGGAACCGTGTTGCTGGCGCCCGCGTGCGCCAGCCTGGACATGTTCGTCAACTACGCCGCGCGGGGGGCGGCATTCAGGGAGGCAGTGCAAGCACTGGAGTGA
- a CDS encoding phospho-N-acetylmuramoyl-pentapeptide-transferase translates to MLYHLLFPLHEQFGALNVVQYITFRTAAASITAFVVTLAFGPVTIRWLRALGARQPIRDDGPATHQQKQGIPTMGGLLILTAAFVPTLLWADLTNVYVRIAFIATAAFGAIGLADDLLKVRVGSHRGLSARGKLVLQGAVGAGVGVALLQLSAAGVYSTEILFPFFKQFTPDIGWLYVPFAMLVLVFASNAVNLTDGLDGLAISIFTVAAGAFTALTYVSGHAEIAEFLLLVRFPPAGELTIFCGSLVGAGLGFLWYNSYPADMIMGDVGSLALGGALGTVALLIKQELLLPIVGAVFVIEAVSVILQVGSYKLTRRRIFKMAPIHHHFEQIGWSEPKIISRFLILAIVFALFSLTTLKLR, encoded by the coding sequence ATGCTGTACCACCTTCTCTTCCCGCTGCACGAGCAGTTCGGGGCGTTGAACGTCGTCCAGTACATTACCTTCCGGACCGCCGCGGCCAGCATCACGGCGTTTGTGGTGACGCTCGCGTTCGGCCCGGTCACGATCCGCTGGCTTCGCGCCCTCGGCGCGCGGCAGCCGATTCGGGACGACGGACCGGCGACGCATCAGCAGAAGCAGGGGATCCCGACCATGGGCGGGCTGCTGATCCTGACCGCCGCGTTCGTCCCCACGCTGCTTTGGGCCGATCTGACGAACGTCTATGTCCGGATCGCGTTCATCGCGACCGCGGCGTTCGGGGCGATCGGTCTTGCCGACGACCTGCTGAAGGTGCGGGTAGGCTCCCATCGCGGGCTCTCCGCGCGCGGGAAGCTCGTGCTCCAGGGGGCGGTGGGGGCCGGGGTCGGTGTCGCTCTGCTGCAGCTCTCCGCCGCCGGGGTCTACAGCACCGAGATACTCTTCCCGTTCTTCAAGCAGTTCACGCCCGACATCGGCTGGCTCTACGTCCCGTTCGCAATGCTCGTACTGGTATTCGCGTCGAACGCGGTCAACCTGACGGACGGGCTCGACGGCCTGGCGATCAGCATCTTCACCGTGGCGGCGGGCGCGTTTACGGCGCTCACCTACGTCAGCGGCCATGCCGAGATCGCCGAGTTCCTGCTGCTCGTCCGCTTCCCGCCCGCCGGCGAGCTGACGATCTTCTGCGGCTCCCTCGTCGGGGCCGGACTCGGGTTCCTCTGGTACAACTCGTACCCCGCCGACATGATCATGGGCGACGTCGGATCGCTCGCCCTAGGCGGCGCGCTGGGTACGGTCGCGCTGCTGATCAAGCAGGAACTGCTGCTCCCGATCGTCGGCGCCGTCTTCGTCATCGAAGCCGTGTCCGTCATCCTGCAGGTCGGCTCCTACAAGCTGACCCGTCGGCGCATCTTCAAGATGGCGCCAATTCATCACCACTTCGAACAGATCGGCTGGAGCGAGCCGAAGATCATCAGTCGCTTCCTGATCCTGGCGATCGTCTTTGCGCTCTTCAGCCTGACGACGCTGAAACTGCGATGA
- a CDS encoding UDP-N-acetylmuramoyl-tripeptide--D-alanyl-D-alanine ligase has product MRHPGARSATAGAGARRDGRVARGEPVRLRADELAAAAGGVLVSGRPERTVEGFSIDSRRIRRGDWFVAIRGERFDGHGFIADALQQGAAGVIASDRKALPGSSGTGVAPVVIVVDDTTEALQSIARHIRRRSGAQVVAITGSVGKTTTKELTAAFLATRHSVVRNPGNLNNHIGLPLSLLELRHGAPVAVMELGMNHAGEIRTLVGIAEPNVRVWTNVREVHAESFPSIEAIADAKAEILEGAGPEDHLVTNAGDPRAMARIAGFPGGVTTFGVGTATAADVCATAVADRGLDGWSTEVRTPAGDATVRSRLVGAGHVANVLAAIAVALRFGVRLDAMVETAAAFGPPPRRGEVIRLRDGITLVDDSYNSNPAALAQILASLGRETAHARRVAVLGEMRELGDRASELHRESGRAAREAGFDLVIAVGSDDAAALTDGARAAGLPAAAAAVCADSDAAADVAIERIRPGDLVLVKGSRGTRTEVVADRLKEVWA; this is encoded by the coding sequence GTGCGCCATCCAGGCGCGCGTTCGGCAACCGCCGGGGCAGGAGCGAGGCGTGACGGGAGAGTGGCACGTGGGGAGCCGGTGCGGCTTCGGGCGGATGAGCTGGCGGCGGCGGCCGGGGGAGTCCTCGTGTCCGGTCGGCCGGAGCGCACCGTGGAAGGCTTCTCCATTGACAGCCGCCGGATTCGGCGCGGCGACTGGTTCGTCGCGATTCGCGGCGAACGGTTCGACGGTCACGGTTTCATCGCCGACGCGCTACAGCAAGGAGCGGCGGGTGTGATCGCGAGCGACCGCAAAGCGTTGCCCGGGTCCAGCGGGACGGGAGTGGCCCCGGTGGTGATCGTCGTCGACGACACCACCGAGGCACTCCAGTCGATCGCACGCCACATCCGGCGGCGGTCCGGCGCCCAGGTCGTGGCGATTACCGGGAGTGTCGGAAAAACGACGACCAAGGAGCTGACCGCGGCGTTTCTTGCGACCCGCCATAGCGTCGTGCGGAATCCGGGGAACCTGAACAACCATATCGGCCTCCCGCTCTCGCTGCTCGAACTGCGTCATGGCGCCCCCGTGGCGGTGATGGAACTGGGAATGAACCACGCGGGCGAGATCCGGACGCTGGTCGGCATCGCGGAGCCGAATGTCCGTGTCTGGACCAATGTGCGCGAGGTGCACGCGGAGTCCTTCCCGTCGATCGAGGCCATTGCCGATGCGAAAGCGGAGATTCTCGAAGGGGCGGGGCCGGAAGATCACCTGGTGACGAACGCGGGCGACCCGCGCGCGATGGCCCGGATCGCCGGTTTCCCGGGCGGTGTGACGACCTTCGGCGTCGGGACGGCGACCGCTGCCGACGTTTGCGCAACGGCGGTGGCCGATCGCGGGCTCGACGGCTGGTCGACGGAAGTCCGCACCCCGGCGGGCGACGCCACGGTTCGCTCGCGCCTTGTCGGCGCGGGGCATGTCGCGAACGTCCTCGCCGCGATCGCTGTCGCGCTCCGCTTCGGTGTGCGGCTGGACGCGATGGTGGAGACCGCCGCAGCGTTCGGACCGCCGCCCCGTCGCGGCGAGGTCATTCGCCTGCGGGACGGGATCACGCTGGTCGACGATTCCTACAACTCCAATCCGGCCGCGCTCGCCCAGATCCTTGCGTCGCTCGGCCGGGAGACTGCTCACGCGCGCCGTGTCGCCGTTCTGGGCGAGATGCGCGAGCTGGGCGACCGCGCGTCGGAATTGCACCGTGAGAGCGGTCGGGCTGCCAGAGAGGCCGGTTTCGACCTGGTCATCGCGGTGGGGAGCGACGATGCGGCGGCGCTGACCGACGGCGCGCGGGCGGCAGGCTTGCCCGCCGCCGCCGCTGCCGTTTGTGCCGACAGCGACGCGGCCGCGGACGTGGCGATCGAGCGAATCCGGCCCGGCGATCTGGTGCTGGTCAAGGGGTCGCGCGGGACGCGCACGGAGGTGGTGGCGGACCGGTTGAAGGAGGTATGGGCCTGA